The genomic region GCCTCTGTGGTTATGGATGCTGGAATCCTGTCTGGTATTCAGACATCTTGCAACGTCTGTCACCAGCGGCGGAGGGGAGATATCTACAAAATGCAGTGTTCCCTGCTGGTTTCCGGTCGTCAGGGTATGGGCGATCTCATGCCCGACTCTCCCCCTGCGACTGTTGATTCCCGGATATCCGAGATCGATGCTGTCCCCCTCGTAGGCCATCTTGTATCCTTTTCGGGTGTTTTCCTTGATTGGGATACCGACTTCGTATAATCCGGTCTTGCCGCCCATACCACCAGCCCCGCTGGTCAGCGTGCAGCTCAGTCCTTCTTCTGCGTAGACTCTTTCTCCCTGTTTGCCAGCATGGACTTGTATAAGAGCTGTTCCATTTGCTTTTGGGAAAGGTAATATTTTTCCGGCACATCTTCCATCAAGATATCCGACAATATACACCCGCTTCCTTGACTGGGGGACTCCGAAATCCTTGCTGTTAAGCACTTTCCATTCGACATGATACCCCAGTTCAGATAGCGTACTGAGGATGGTGTGAAACGTCCGCCCTTTGTCATGCGAAAGCAGACCGGGTACGTTTTCAAGGAGAAAATACGCAGGTCGTTTGTCTGCAACCAGTCTGGCAACTTCAAAGAAAAGGGTTCCTCTTGCATCGGCAAATCCTTCCCTTCGTCCAGCGATTGAGAATGCCTGGCAAGGAAATCCCGCACATAAAAGATCAAAGTCCGGCATTCGTTCTGTTTCAATATTTCTTGCGTCATTGCAGAACCACTCTCCTTCCGTATCAAACAGCACCCGGTAGTTGTGGTCTGCATATGCATCTGCTTCACAGTGTCCGACACAGGTGAAGCCCCCTGCCCTGTGCAGCCCTTCTCGGAATCCTCCGATTCCACTGAACAGGTCAAAAAATCGAATTGTTCCGGCTATCAGCCTCCCTTCGCTGCGAAAAAAACAGTGCAGATTTCTCTGCACCGTTTCCGTCTCTTGGTTTCTGTTTTGTGATGTCTATTCTTCTGATTCCGCTTCCTCTGGCTCAGATTCTTCTGCTTCTTCGGTTTCCAGTTCTGTTGGCTCTGCTTCCGCTGGCTCTTCGTTTTCTGGCTCTGTCGGCTCTTCATCTGCTTCAGCTTCGTCCGGTTCTGTCATTTCTCCGTCTGTTTCAGCTTCCAGTGCTTCTGTCTCAGGCTCTTCTGCTTCAGGTTCTACTGACTCTTCATCCGGTTCTGATTTCGCAGTCTCAGGATCTTCCATTTCTGTTTCTTCGGCTTCCTCTGACTCTGCTTTCCATTTGGCTTCTTCTTTTTCGATTGCATCTTCGATAAGCCCGATTAAGAAGTCTTT from Dorea longicatena harbors:
- the dcm gene encoding DNA (cytosine-5-)-methyltransferase — protein: MIAGTIRFFDLFSGIGGFREGLHRAGGFTCVGHCEADAYADHNYRVLFDTEGEWFCNDARNIETERMPDFDLLCAGFPCQAFSIAGRREGFADARGTLFFEVARLVADKRPAYFLLENVPGLLSHDKGRTFHTILSTLSELGYHVEWKVLNSKDFGVPQSRKRVYIVGYLDGRCAGKILPFPKANGTALIQVHAGKQGERVYAEEGLSCTLTSGAGGMGGKTGLYEVGIPIKENTRKGYKMAYEGDSIDLGYPGINSRRGRVGHEIAHTLTTGNQQGTLHFVDISPPPLVTDVARCLNTRQDSSIHNHRGESSGVLVEEAPRAVLTPAKEKVRQNGRRMKEPEEPMFTITATDRHGVIYHGRIRRLTPRECLRLQGYRDGQISKMEKETSDNQLYKQAGNGVTVNVIEAIGRNLKAVDEEIQSGSPVPEAKGG